A single region of the Yersinia entomophaga genome encodes:
- a CDS encoding amidohydrolase, which translates to MSTLKLTLLQQPLVWLDAEANLRHFAKLLEDIHQRDVIILPEMFVSGFAMNAAEFALPEAEILDWLRHWAGKTNALLGGSVALQTPEGAVNRFLLVKPSGEIHFYDKRHLFRIAGEHHHYQAGKRRKVVEWRGWRILPQICYDLRFPVWSRNQQDYDLAIYVANWPAARAKHWQKLLPARAIENQVFVAGCNRVGEDDNGHSYQGDSVIIDPQGEILSSAPLHERARLDATLSLAALSDYRERFPAWRDADDFLLHH; encoded by the coding sequence ATGTCAACTTTAAAACTGACTCTACTACAACAACCGTTAGTCTGGCTGGATGCCGAAGCGAATTTACGCCATTTTGCGAAGCTGCTCGAAGATATCCACCAGCGAGATGTCATTATTCTGCCGGAGATGTTTGTCAGCGGCTTCGCCATGAACGCCGCCGAGTTCGCGCTACCGGAGGCGGAAATCCTCGATTGGCTCCGCCATTGGGCAGGGAAAACCAATGCATTACTCGGTGGAAGCGTAGCGCTGCAAACGCCAGAAGGCGCGGTGAACCGCTTTCTGCTGGTTAAACCCAGTGGCGAAATACATTTTTATGATAAGCGCCATCTGTTCCGCATTGCCGGTGAGCACCATCATTATCAGGCTGGAAAACGACGTAAAGTGGTGGAGTGGCGTGGCTGGCGTATTTTGCCGCAGATCTGCTACGACCTGCGCTTCCCCGTCTGGTCGCGTAACCAGCAAGACTATGATTTAGCAATTTATGTTGCCAACTGGCCAGCAGCGCGAGCCAAACATTGGCAAAAGCTATTGCCTGCCAGAGCCATTGAAAATCAGGTATTTGTCGCAGGATGTAATCGGGTAGGTGAAGATGATAACGGCCATAGTTATCAGGGAGATAGCGTGATTATCGATCCGCAGGGCGAGATTCTGAGCAGCGCGCCTTTGCATGAAAGAGCCAGACTGGACGCCACACTCTCTCTGGCAGCGCTAAGCGACTATCGCGAGCGTTTTCCTGCCTGGCGCGATGCCGATGATTTTCTACTGCACCACTGA
- the dnaQ gene encoding DNA polymerase III subunit epsilon, producing the protein MIPTPTRQIVLDTETTGMNKLGVHYEGHRIIEIGAVEVINRRLTGRNFHVYVKPDRLVDPEAYGVHGISDEFLADKPTFADIAPEFLEFIRGAELVIHNAAFDIGFMDYEFRMLQQGIPNTDTFCTITDSLLLARRLFPGKRNNLDALCDRYLIDNTKRTLHGALLDAEILAEVYLAMTGGQTSLSFSMEGDQNQSDSTDDIQRIVRPASGLKIIYASDEELEAHNQRLDLVQKKGGSCLWRASAEDETAVNAG; encoded by the coding sequence ATGATCCCAACACCTACCAGACAGATAGTTCTCGATACTGAAACCACCGGTATGAATAAGCTGGGCGTTCACTATGAAGGCCATCGTATTATTGAGATCGGTGCTGTTGAAGTGATCAACCGCCGGTTAACTGGACGGAATTTCCACGTCTATGTCAAACCGGATCGTCTGGTTGATCCAGAAGCTTACGGTGTCCACGGTATTAGCGATGAGTTTCTCGCAGATAAGCCAACTTTTGCCGATATCGCCCCGGAATTCCTCGAGTTTATTCGCGGAGCCGAGCTGGTTATTCATAACGCGGCGTTCGATATCGGCTTTATGGACTATGAATTTCGAATGCTACAGCAGGGAATTCCGAATACGGATACCTTCTGTACCATAACCGATAGTCTTTTATTGGCGCGCCGTCTGTTCCCCGGTAAGAGGAACAATCTCGATGCGTTATGTGACCGTTATCTGATAGACAATACTAAGCGAACGCTGCACGGCGCATTGCTCGATGCCGAGATTTTGGCTGAAGTCTATCTGGCGATGACCGGCGGGCAAACCTCGCTGTCTTTCTCAATGGAAGGGGATCAGAATCAATCAGATTCTACCGATGATATTCAACGTATCGTCCGTCCGGCCAGCGGGCTGAAAATTATTTACGCCAGTGATGAAGAATTGGAAGCTCATAACCAGCGTTTGGATTTGGTTCAGAAGAAAGGTGGAAGCTGCCTGTGGCGGGCTTCTGCTGAAGATGAAACGGCAGTCAATGCGGGATAA
- the rnhA gene encoding ribonuclease HI gives MTKQVEIFTDGSCLGNPGPGGYGAILRYKQHEKTFSEGYRLTTNNRMELMAAIVALEALTSPCEVTLSTDSQYVRQGITQWIHNWKKRGWKTADRKPVRNVDLWKRLDAAISDHKVQWEWVKGHAGHPENERCDVLARDAANAPTQEDTGYNPD, from the coding sequence ATGACCAAACAGGTAGAAATTTTCACCGACGGATCTTGCCTAGGCAATCCGGGTCCCGGTGGTTATGGCGCGATTTTGCGTTACAAACAGCACGAAAAAACTTTCAGTGAAGGCTATCGTCTCACTACCAATAACCGTATGGAATTGATGGCAGCCATCGTTGCTCTAGAAGCATTGACATCACCCTGTGAAGTCACGCTCAGTACCGACAGTCAATATGTGCGTCAGGGCATTACTCAGTGGATTCATAACTGGAAAAAACGCGGCTGGAAAACGGCCGACCGCAAGCCGGTCCGCAATGTGGATTTGTGGAAACGGTTGGACGCGGCAATTTCGGATCATAAAGTGCAGTGGGAGTGGGTTAAAGGCCACGCAGGGCACCCGGAAAACGAACGTTGCGACGTATTGGCGCGCGATGCAGCCAACGCTCCCACTCAGGAAGATACCGGCTATAATCCGGACTAA
- a CDS encoding class I SAM-dependent methyltransferase produces MKPAQTRQKIPAPASWAELPWGEYYRAAIEQQLQPWWPKIFGFHLLKIGQLSAEIASESCAVSHQVNVGDKGSNMQVLASPYQLPFAEKSVDACLLSHTLAYSTDPHRILREADRVLINDGWLVISTFNPLSLLGVGKLLPVIRRRQPYASRMFTQMRLLDWLSLLNYEVMHESSFHVLPWHKQGGRFISTHLHALGCISLIVARKRTIPLTFNPMKMGSRKPWLSRTVGATKSYRNRP; encoded by the coding sequence ATGAAACCAGCGCAAACACGCCAAAAGATTCCTGCCCCAGCTTCCTGGGCCGAGCTACCTTGGGGAGAGTATTATCGGGCCGCTATTGAGCAACAGCTACAGCCCTGGTGGCCAAAGATTTTCGGTTTTCATCTGCTTAAAATTGGGCAACTCAGTGCGGAGATTGCCAGTGAAAGCTGCGCTGTTTCCCATCAGGTTAACGTTGGGGATAAGGGCAGCAATATGCAGGTACTGGCCAGTCCTTACCAGCTTCCTTTTGCTGAAAAATCGGTGGACGCCTGTCTGTTATCTCATACGCTGGCTTATTCAACCGATCCTCATCGAATTTTACGCGAGGCGGATCGCGTGTTGATCAACGATGGTTGGCTGGTAATCAGCACTTTCAATCCGTTGAGTTTACTTGGGGTTGGAAAATTACTGCCGGTGATACGTCGACGCCAACCTTACGCGAGCAGAATGTTTACGCAAATGCGTTTACTGGATTGGCTCAGCCTGCTGAACTATGAAGTGATGCATGAATCCAGTTTCCACGTACTGCCGTGGCATAAACAAGGCGGGCGCTTTATCAGCACCCATCTACATGCATTAGGTTGCATCAGTCTGATTGTGGCCAGAAAACGCACGATTCCACTGACGTTCAACCCAATGAAAATGGGATCGCGAAAACCCTGGTTAAGCCGAACCGTGGGCGCAACGAAAAGTTACCGTAATCGCCCTTAA